The following are from one region of the Roseobacter fucihabitans genome:
- a CDS encoding TRAP transporter substrate-binding protein, which produces MSYFSRFMASTAVALSVTIMSVGMADAKNFKIAVGDSGGSSQEATGLGFVSALEELSGGKHTATLFLNGQLGSEQDTVNEAAIGTLDMSILAINNVTPFSPTVGVFSLPYVILSLEDAEKLTQGPIGAELTENTINDAGVRIIAWTYTGFRVLTNSKKPVKSVADLQGLVIRVPKNEIMIDTYKAWGISPTPMAWSETFAGLQTGVVDGQDNPYTTINAMKFYEVQKYVTNIRYIFSIEPLIISEQVFQELSAEDQQIILDAGKAATAASAQFLRDKEAEIKQILLDEGMEISDPENNEEEFIKLATEAVWPKFYDSIGGIEKMNAVLAEIGRDPVSQ; this is translated from the coding sequence ATGTCATATTTTTCACGATTCATGGCGTCAACGGCCGTCGCGCTGAGCGTCACGATCATGAGCGTCGGCATGGCTGATGCAAAAAACTTCAAAATTGCGGTTGGCGATAGCGGCGGCAGCAGCCAAGAAGCGACCGGCCTGGGCTTCGTCTCTGCGCTTGAAGAGCTGTCTGGTGGCAAACACACCGCAACATTGTTCCTGAACGGCCAGCTTGGCTCCGAGCAGGACACTGTCAACGAAGCCGCCATCGGCACGCTCGACATGTCCATCCTCGCGATCAACAACGTCACGCCGTTTTCGCCCACGGTTGGTGTTTTCTCGCTGCCCTACGTCATCCTGAGCCTTGAAGATGCGGAAAAGCTGACCCAGGGTCCGATTGGCGCGGAATTGACCGAGAACACAATCAACGACGCTGGCGTGCGCATCATCGCCTGGACATACACAGGTTTCCGGGTTCTGACGAACTCCAAAAAGCCCGTTAAATCGGTCGCCGACCTTCAGGGTCTGGTCATTCGCGTTCCCAAGAACGAAATCATGATCGACACCTATAAGGCCTGGGGCATCAGCCCGACACCGATGGCGTGGTCCGAGACCTTTGCGGGTCTGCAAACCGGCGTTGTTGACGGTCAGGACAACCCCTATACCACGATCAACGCGATGAAATTCTATGAGGTACAAAAGTACGTCACGAACATCCGTTATATCTTTTCGATTGAGCCGCTGATCATCTCCGAGCAGGTTTTCCAAGAACTCTCCGCCGAAGATCAACAGATCATTCTGGACGCTGGGAAAGCTGCGACCGCCGCCTCTGCACAGTTCCTGCGCGACAAGGAAGCGGAAATCAAACAGATCCTGCTGGATGAAGGCATGGAGATCTCTGACCCGGAAAACAACGAAGAAGAGTTCATCAAACTGGCGACCGAAGCGGTTTGGCCGAAGTTCTATGACAGCATCGGCGGCATCGAAAAGATGAACGCTGTTTTGGCTGAAATCGGACGTGACCCGGTCTCGCAATAA
- a CDS encoding aldehyde dehydrogenase family protein, with protein MTDRTHLFINGAWEDGATQIENRNPSDTADLIGMYAQADAAQLDAALSAARRAQPQWWAAGIQKRHDVLMAIGTELMARAEEIGRILSREEGKPIAEGKGEVYRAGQFFTYFASEVLRQQGDLAESVRPGIEIDVRREAVGVVAIISPWNFPVATPAWKIAPALAFGNAVVWKPANVTPTSAIALTEIIAKQDIPKGLFNLVAGPGREVGQRLVESAQVDAISFTGSVPVGRGIAAAAVQNMTKVQMEMGSKNPLIVMDDADLDLAVMHAAGSAFGGTGQKCTAASRLIVHSKLHDAFVEKLVAAAKAMKVGHALEAGTQLGPVVSESQLNQNLEYVGIGKDEGAELLCGGDRLERATQGYYMAPAVFANTRNDMRINREEMFAPITAVQRVDSYEEALSVANDTQFGLTAGIMTRSLARASHFRANMRAGCVMVNLPTAGTDYHVPFGGRGASSFGPREQGSYAAEFYTTVKTAYVAAGEPL; from the coding sequence ATGACCGATCGTACACACCTTTTTATTAATGGCGCATGGGAAGATGGTGCCACGCAGATCGAAAATCGCAACCCATCCGATACAGCAGACCTGATTGGCATGTATGCGCAGGCCGACGCGGCGCAATTGGACGCGGCATTATCCGCCGCCCGACGCGCGCAGCCCCAATGGTGGGCCGCTGGCATCCAGAAACGGCACGATGTGCTGATGGCGATCGGCACCGAATTGATGGCGCGCGCCGAAGAGATCGGACGCATATTGTCGCGCGAAGAAGGCAAACCAATCGCCGAAGGCAAAGGAGAGGTGTACCGCGCGGGGCAGTTCTTTACCTATTTCGCCAGTGAAGTGTTGCGCCAGCAGGGTGATCTGGCAGAAAGCGTGCGCCCCGGCATCGAGATCGACGTGCGCCGTGAAGCGGTTGGCGTCGTGGCGATCATCTCCCCCTGGAACTTCCCGGTGGCCACGCCCGCATGGAAAATCGCGCCCGCACTTGCCTTTGGCAACGCGGTGGTCTGGAAGCCCGCAAATGTGACGCCCACAAGCGCAATCGCCCTGACGGAAATCATCGCAAAGCAGGACATTCCAAAAGGGCTGTTCAACCTGGTTGCAGGTCCGGGTCGCGAGGTCGGTCAGCGTCTTGTGGAAAGCGCGCAGGTCGATGCGATCAGCTTTACCGGCTCCGTGCCTGTCGGACGCGGCATTGCCGCTGCGGCTGTGCAAAATATGACCAAGGTGCAAATGGAGATGGGGTCCAAGAACCCCCTGATCGTCATGGATGATGCGGATCTTGATCTGGCCGTGATGCATGCTGCTGGCTCTGCCTTTGGCGGCACAGGTCAGAAATGCACCGCAGCCAGCCGTCTGATCGTGCACAGCAAGCTACATGATGCCTTCGTTGAGAAACTGGTCGCAGCGGCCAAAGCGATGAAGGTCGGTCACGCCCTTGAAGCAGGCACGCAACTTGGCCCCGTCGTCAGCGAAAGCCAGCTGAACCAGAACCTGGAATATGTCGGCATTGGCAAGGATGAGGGCGCGGAATTGCTCTGTGGCGGTGATCGTTTGGAGCGGGCGACACAGGGGTATTACATGGCCCCTGCCGTGTTTGCGAACACCCGCAACGACATGCGGATCAACCGCGAAGAGATGTTCGCGCCCATCACCGCCGTGCAACGCGTGGACAGCTATGAAGAGGCGCTGTCCGTCGCCAATGATACGCAATTCGGCCTGACCGCTGGTATCATGACGCGCTCGCTTGCCCGCGCCAGCCATTTCCGCGCCAACATGCGCGCCGGCTGCGTCATGGTGAACCTGCCCACAGCAGGGACGGATTACCACGTGCCCTTTGGCGGGCGTGGTGCGTCCAGCTTTGGTCCGCGTGAACAGGGCAGCTATGCGGCTGAATTCTACACCACTGTAAAAACCGCCTATGTGGCCGCAGGAGAGCCGCTATGA
- a CDS encoding BCCT family transporter → MSDTRKTTNHASGTTDKALFAITGGFIALFCAYAFFDIEGLSGLVDSSFAFSAKYFGLYWQVLLLATFLIGLVLCVLPGSKTLMGGLSTPEFKTFSWASMIMCTLLAGGGVFWAAGEPIAHFLSTPPVFGDLSGDTTARANAALAQSFLHWGFLAWAILGSLTTVMLMHYHYDMGLPLAPRTLLYPLFGERALHGPIGLIADASCIIAVVAGTVGPIGFLGLQMSYGLNALTGIPDNFTTQAIAILALVGIYTISAITGLAKGIKVLSQINVILAVALLVFMLFAGPTLNIFAGFFGGMQLYLSHFYELAMYRGEAGLFGDPGWLGWWTVFFWGWFMGYGPLMAIFIARISRGRSIRQIILTLSVVAPLITNFWFTIIGGSGIFFEIAEPGIISGPFEGFNLPAGLLAITQAMPLGMLLSVLFLVLTMCFVATTSDSMSYVISTTMCEGEPSTAMRAFWGLAMGVMALILISTGSGGIGKLQSFIVVTAVPVSLILLPSLWDALRITWMLGRIPQKAQA, encoded by the coding sequence ATGAGCGATACGCGCAAGACCACGAACCATGCGTCCGGCACTACAGACAAGGCGCTTTTTGCGATCACAGGCGGTTTTATCGCCTTGTTCTGCGCCTATGCGTTCTTTGACATCGAGGGTCTGTCGGGATTGGTCGACAGCAGCTTTGCGTTCTCGGCAAAATACTTTGGCCTCTACTGGCAGGTCCTGCTGCTCGCGACCTTCCTGATCGGGCTGGTGCTCTGTGTTTTGCCAGGCAGCAAGACCCTGATGGGCGGGCTGAGCACGCCTGAATTCAAGACCTTCAGCTGGGCCTCGATGATCATGTGTACCCTGCTTGCAGGCGGTGGTGTCTTCTGGGCCGCAGGCGAGCCGATTGCGCATTTCCTCTCGACCCCGCCGGTATTTGGCGATCTGAGCGGTGATACCACCGCGCGTGCCAATGCGGCATTGGCCCAGAGCTTCTTGCACTGGGGCTTTCTGGCATGGGCTATTCTGGGGTCGCTGACCACCGTGATGCTGATGCATTACCACTATGACATGGGCCTGCCGCTGGCCCCACGCACCCTGCTCTATCCATTGTTCGGGGAGCGCGCGTTGCACGGGCCCATCGGCCTGATCGCCGATGCATCCTGCATCATCGCCGTTGTTGCCGGCACCGTGGGCCCAATCGGGTTTCTCGGGCTTCAAATGTCTTACGGCCTCAACGCGCTGACGGGAATTCCCGATAATTTCACCACCCAGGCCATCGCCATTCTGGCGCTCGTCGGGATCTATACGATCTCTGCGATCACCGGGCTGGCCAAGGGGATCAAGGTGCTGTCACAGATCAACGTGATCCTTGCCGTCGCCTTGTTGGTGTTCATGCTGTTTGCCGGGCCAACCCTCAATATTTTCGCGGGTTTCTTTGGCGGCATGCAGCTGTACCTGTCGCATTTCTATGAACTGGCGATGTATCGTGGCGAAGCAGGCCTGTTCGGCGATCCGGGCTGGCTTGGCTGGTGGACCGTGTTCTTCTGGGGCTGGTTCATGGGGTATGGTCCCCTGATGGCGATCTTCATCGCGCGCATCAGCCGGGGTCGTTCGATCCGTCAGATCATCCTGACGCTGTCGGTCGTCGCACCGCTGATCACCAACTTCTGGTTCACGATCATCGGCGGTTCGGGCATCTTTTTCGAGATCGCAGAGCCCGGCATCATTTCCGGCCCTTTTGAAGGGTTCAACCTGCCCGCTGGCCTGTTGGCGATCACACAGGCGATGCCCTTGGGAATGCTGCTGTCGGTGCTGTTCCTTGTCCTGACGATGTGCTTTGTCGCCACGACCAGCGACTCGATGAGCTATGTCATCTCCACAACGATGTGTGAGGGTGAGCCCTCCACCGCCATGCGCGCCTTCTGGGGTCTGGCGATGGGCGTCATGGCCTTGATCCTGATCTCAACCGGGTCAGGTGGTATCGGCAAGCTGCAAAGCTTCATTGTCGTCACCGCCGTACCGGTATCACTGATCCTGCTCCCCTCGCTTTGGGATGCGCTGCGGATCACATGGATGCTGGGCCGCATACCGCAGAAAGCACAGGCTTGA
- a CDS encoding LysR family transcriptional regulator translates to MSIKLEMLRTFSVAAQQGTLAGAAAVLGRTPSAVSMMLSQLEDDIGAPLFATDRKSRLTPLGHLVLEESLRATDVFDKSVDAIRRHVMSTAGIVRIAAVPSATVAIIPDVIAAFRVDHPDVRIEISDVDTAAVRRRIQRDEADIGILSAAPGHLLEGELIRSDDLGIVCAEGGPIHAAHLESVGTSDWALLRLEPLISNPLCELVDDTVVNDLLLASTLEARNTTAILSFVRRGFGASILPFDAVRNQPDGVEFFVPSRSIQQRELRKIKQDKELVRGPVFRFWSLLSG, encoded by the coding sequence ATGTCGATCAAGCTCGAGATGTTGAGAACATTTTCAGTGGCGGCCCAACAGGGCACGCTGGCGGGGGCGGCTGCTGTCCTTGGGCGGACGCCATCGGCGGTCTCGATGATGCTGTCGCAGCTGGAAGATGACATTGGCGCGCCGCTCTTTGCAACGGATCGCAAAAGCCGACTGACCCCGCTGGGACATCTCGTTCTGGAAGAGAGCCTGCGTGCCACTGACGTCTTTGACAAAAGCGTTGACGCAATCCGTCGTCATGTGATGTCCACCGCGGGCATCGTGCGGATTGCGGCGGTGCCTTCCGCGACGGTTGCAATTATACCGGATGTGATCGCCGCGTTTCGTGTCGATCATCCGGATGTTCGCATCGAAATAAGCGATGTGGACACTGCCGCAGTGCGCCGCCGTATTCAGCGCGACGAAGCCGATATCGGCATTCTATCCGCCGCGCCGGGTCACCTGTTGGAAGGCGAACTTATCCGCTCTGATGATCTGGGTATTGTATGCGCGGAAGGCGGTCCAATTCATGCGGCGCATTTGGAATCCGTGGGGACATCCGATTGGGCGTTACTGCGCCTGGAACCTTTGATCAGCAATCCGCTTTGTGAATTGGTGGATGATACTGTTGTGAACGATCTGCTTCTGGCCAGCACATTGGAGGCGCGCAACACGACGGCCATCCTATCCTTTGTGAGGCGCGGTTTCGGGGCCAGCATTTTGCCATTCGACGCGGTCAGGAACCAACCCGATGGGGTGGAGTTTTTCGTACCGAGCCGATCAATTCAGCAGCGGGAATTGCGCAAGATCAAGCAAGACAAAGAGCTTGTGCGGGGCCCGGTTTTCAGATTCTGGTCGCTCCTGTCCGGTTAA
- a CDS encoding PLP-dependent aminotransferase family protein, which translates to MAKIRIAADVFFLDRASKRPLQTQIRETVIASILSKQAMPGALMPSSRRLSQHLGVARMTVTLAYQELVDQGYLETQSRSGYLVADTGAIPRLPVGDAIEAIGNSDVWKDVLSENLTSRRRISKPKDWRSLPYPFVYGEMDSTIFKHSDWRECARQAMGKRDFDLMASNDATDDPLLVNYVLSRMLPRRGIAAHPDQVLITVGAQNAIWLVVELLTRGPLRAVCENPGYPDTLQALRWCGADVTTVDVDEHGLPPEKIPKGTQAVFVTPSHHAPTGATMSRARRIELLEQAQAQDFVVIEDDYEFEMSFIEPPSPALKAIDKDQRVLYAGSFSKALFPGLRLGYLVGPAPVIAEARELRSMMLRHPPGQLQRTAAYFLAQGHYDLLIRDMRREFAKRRTALIAALEETELEMAGAARFGGTSLWIKAPDGIDTEILARDLLADGVVIEPGAPFFSGTDHPKQFVRLGYSSIPVDRIAEGVRRISHRVGRG; encoded by the coding sequence ATGGCCAAAATTCGCATCGCAGCAGACGTCTTTTTCCTCGACCGCGCTTCAAAGCGCCCGTTACAGACACAAATCCGCGAGACCGTGATCGCGTCGATCCTGTCCAAGCAGGCCATGCCCGGTGCCTTGATGCCCTCATCGCGCAGGCTCTCGCAACATCTTGGCGTGGCCCGGATGACTGTCACCTTGGCTTATCAGGAGCTGGTCGATCAAGGGTATCTGGAGACCCAGAGCCGCAGCGGTTATCTCGTCGCCGACACCGGTGCGATACCCCGTCTACCCGTTGGGGACGCGATAGAGGCGATCGGAAACAGCGATGTGTGGAAAGATGTGTTGTCAGAGAACCTCACATCGCGGCGGCGGATTTCCAAACCCAAAGACTGGCGCTCCCTGCCCTATCCGTTTGTTTATGGCGAGATGGATAGTACCATTTTCAAACACTCCGATTGGCGGGAATGTGCGCGTCAGGCGATGGGAAAGCGCGATTTTGATTTGATGGCGAGCAATGATGCGACAGATGACCCTCTGCTCGTGAACTACGTCCTTTCCAGAATGCTGCCGCGGCGCGGGATCGCGGCCCATCCTGACCAGGTCTTGATTACGGTGGGGGCGCAAAACGCGATCTGGCTTGTGGTTGAACTTCTCACCCGCGGCCCCTTGCGGGCGGTCTGCGAAAATCCGGGCTATCCCGATACGCTGCAGGCCTTGCGGTGGTGCGGTGCCGACGTCACCACAGTCGATGTCGATGAACATGGGCTACCGCCCGAGAAGATACCCAAAGGGACCCAGGCGGTTTTCGTAACACCCAGCCATCACGCGCCCACCGGTGCCACAATGTCACGGGCGCGTCGCATCGAGCTGCTGGAGCAGGCGCAAGCTCAGGATTTCGTCGTGATCGAAGACGACTATGAGTTCGAGATGAGCTTTATCGAACCACCAAGCCCCGCCCTCAAAGCCATCGATAAGGATCAGCGCGTCCTTTATGCGGGCAGCTTTTCCAAAGCACTTTTTCCCGGATTGCGGCTCGGTTATCTCGTCGGTCCCGCGCCGGTGATCGCCGAAGCACGCGAATTACGGTCGATGATGCTGCGCCATCCCCCGGGGCAATTGCAACGTACCGCAGCCTATTTCCTGGCACAGGGCCATTACGATCTGCTGATCCGTGATATGCGCAGAGAATTTGCGAAGCGCCGTACAGCACTCATTGCTGCGCTTGAAGAAACAGAGCTGGAAATGGCCGGCGCGGCGCGGTTCGGAGGTACAAGCCTGTGGATCAAAGCACCGGATGGGATTGATACCGAAATTCTGGCCAGGGATCTTTTGGCCGACGGTGTTGTGATCGAACCCGGTGCCCCCTTCTTTAGCGGCACCGATCATCCCAAACAATTTGTCAGGCTCGGCTATTCGTCGATCCCCGTTGACAGGATTGCAGAGGGTGTTCGACGGATTTCACACAGGGTTGGGCGGGGCTGA
- a CDS encoding membrane dipeptidase — protein sequence MSFLIDGLQYANWSEKIFRQMRAGGVDAVHVTITYHETFRETVLIIEKWNRWFEQHPDVIFQGRTAADVQLARDTGRTAIFFGSQNPSCIEDDIGLVEVMHTLGLRFMQLTYNNQSLLASGCYEDEDTGLTRMGRQVVAEMNRVGLVVDMSHSGERSTFEAIEHSTRPITISHANPASWHAARRNKSDALLRALGKSGGFLGLSAYPHHLKDGGGCTLQSWCEMAALAVDLMGSQNVGIGTDLCQDQPDSIVEWMRVGRWTKAIDYGEGSADNAGFPAMPDWFHDNRDLAAIRAGLRAVGLDEATANGIMGDNWLAFFDKSFGAQDVSKKIRNAAE from the coding sequence ATGAGCTTTTTGATTGATGGGTTGCAATACGCCAACTGGTCCGAAAAGATCTTTCGCCAGATGCGCGCAGGGGGCGTGGACGCGGTCCATGTGACCATCACCTATCACGAAACCTTTCGCGAAACCGTCTTGATCATCGAAAAGTGGAACCGCTGGTTTGAACAACACCCCGACGTGATCTTTCAGGGTCGCACGGCTGCGGATGTGCAACTTGCGCGCGACACCGGGCGTACGGCGATCTTCTTTGGCTCGCAAAACCCCTCCTGCATCGAGGATGACATCGGCCTGGTCGAGGTGATGCATACGCTTGGCCTGCGGTTCATGCAGCTGACGTATAACAATCAATCTTTGCTCGCGTCGGGATGTTATGAGGACGAGGACACCGGCTTGACCCGCATGGGCCGTCAAGTTGTCGCGGAGATGAACCGTGTGGGTCTCGTGGTTGACATGAGCCATTCTGGTGAGCGCTCAACCTTTGAAGCGATCGAGCACTCGACGCGGCCCATCACCATCTCTCACGCCAACCCCGCCAGTTGGCACGCAGCGCGGCGCAATAAATCCGATGCGCTTTTGCGGGCTTTGGGGAAAAGTGGCGGATTTCTGGGTCTGTCGGCCTATCCGCATCACCTTAAAGACGGCGGCGGTTGCACGTTGCAGTCATGGTGCGAGATGGCGGCTTTGGCCGTTGATCTGATGGGGTCACAAAACGTCGGGATCGGCACGGACCTGTGCCAGGATCAGCCCGATAGCATTGTTGAATGGATGCGGGTTGGCCGCTGGACCAAAGCCATCGACTATGGCGAAGGCAGCGCGGACAACGCGGGTTTCCCCGCGATGCCCGACTGGTTTCACGATAACCGCGATCTGGCCGCTATCCGTGCGGGCCTGCGCGCTGTTGGCCTCGATGAAGCCACGGCGAACGGCATTATGGGCGACAATTGGTTGGCCTTTTTCGACAAGAGTTTCGGGGCGCAAGATGTGTCCAAGAAGATTCGAAACGCGGCTGAATAA